The Stigmatella aurantiaca DW4/3-1 genome contains the following window.
TGCGCGTGGGCAGCATCACCAAGACGTTCGTCGCGACGGTGGCGCTGCAACTTCAAGCCGAAGGCCGGCTCTCCTTGGACGCCACGCTCGCGCAGTACCTCCCCGGCTTTCCCAACGCGGAGGTCATCACCGTGCGCCAGCTCCTCAACCACACGAGCGGCGTGGCCAACTACACCACCCACCCGGCCTTCCGCGCCGAGACCAACTCCCACCTGGGACGGACGTGGACCTTCGACGAGCTCATCGCCCTGGGGGCCGCCGAGTCCCCAGCCCTCCCGCCGGGAACCGGCTGGAACTACGCCAACACCAACTACCTCCTGGTGGGCTTCATCATCGAGCGCGTGACGGGCACCTCGCTCGCGGAGCAACTCCGCGCGCGCATCATCGAGCCCCTGGGCCTGAGGAGCACGGGGCTCGATGGCGACGAGGTGTTGTCACCCGTCACCGTGCATGGCTATGAGCGGACCACGCAGGCCAGCCCCTGGAGCGACGTCACCGGGGTGCTCCACCCTTCCGCGGCGGGCGCGGCGGGGGCCCTCGTCTCCAGCGCGGACGACATCAGCCTCTTCTATCAATCGCTGTTCGAGCGCCCGCTGCTGGCCGCCGAGCAGCGCGCGGAGATGATGGAATGGATCCAGACCCGGGAGCCCAAGGTCCCCGAGTATGGCCTGGCGCTCATGCGCCGCACCACCCCGGAGGGCCCGGGGCACGGCCACAGCGGCAGCTTTCCCGGCTACTCCGCCGATGCGGCCTACTTCCCGGATCAGAAGGCCGCGCTGGCGATCCTGGTCAACACGGAGTCCTCCAACCTCTCCACCATGACCCAACAGTTGCTGGAGGTGCTGACCGCGCCGTGAGCCGGGGAGCCAGCGGCGAAGCGTCCAGCGGTTCATGCTCCGGGCGCACGGGCGGACCAGGGACCGTTGACGCCCGATCTGCGGGGAGCGTATAGCCAAAGGTCCCTCGATCCCGAGGGCGTCCACCTGGAGGGTGCACCGTGAAGAGGGCCTCGGTGAAAGCGGCGCGCCGCGAGCCCCTGCCCGGACAGGGCGAGCCAGTGGGCCTGCTCCGCCGCCTGGTGGCCGAGGCCCTTGGCTGTGGATTGCTGGTCGTCGCCCTGGAAGGGGCGCACCATGCCGCCGAGCACCTGGGCGCCAGCGCCACCGAGGGGCGCCTGTTCATGTCGTTCGCCGCCGGCTCGGTGCTCGCCTGCTTGACGCTCGCGCTCCGCCCCCTGTCCGGGGCCCACTTCAACCCGGCCCTCACCTTCGCCGGCGCGCTGGAGGAGCACGCGCCCTGGCAAGAGGTCCCGCTGTACGTCCTCGCCCAGGTGCTGGGCAGCCTCGGAGGACGGCTGCTGGCCCACCTCATGTGCCATGAGCCGCTGCTCCTCACCGCCAGAGAGCCCGCCGCCAGCGACGCCCAGTTTCTCACCGAGGCGGTCGCCACCTTCGGGCTGCTGGTGGTGGTGAGCGGGTGCATGCGGACGCGCCCGGCCGCCACCCCCTTCGTCATCCCGGCCTATGTGGCGGCAACGGTCTGGTTCACGGACTCGCGCTCACTGGCCAATCCGGCCCTGGTGCTGGCCCGCGCGGCCAGCGAGAGACCGGACCTCATCCGCCCCTTCGACGTGGAGTCCTTCGTCGCGGCGCAACTGCTGGGCGCCGCGCTGGCGGTGTGCCTCTTTCGATGGCTGTTCAACCCGCGCTCCCGCGAGGCACGGCCCCACACGGTCCTCTTCGACTGCCCGGTGGCGGGCCCCCCCGAGGTGGCCGCTGCCCTGTTCAACCAACTGGCCCACCCCCAGCGTGCCCGCGCCCGGGTGCCCTCCTTTGAGGACCGGACCGCGAAGTCCTGCTGGAGGGTGCTGCTGGAGCCCGAAGGGAGCCCGGCCGCCCCAGGACCTCACGAGGAGCGCTGGTCCCTGCCCGCGCTCTCCTCCTCGAGAGAAGAGAACCTCCGCGCCTGGCAGACGGCGCTCCGTCCGCGGATTCAGGAGCTGCTGGAACGGCAGGGCTGGGAGCGGCTGCACCTCGTGGAGCCCCACCCTCCCGAGGGTCCACAAACAGCCACCTGACCTCTCAGGACTACGGAATGATGACGGGCACGTGCATGCCCTGTCCGTTATAGGCCGTGGTGCCACAGGCCGCGTGGGCCCAATCCCCATTTACCGCCGAGCAGATGCGGAAGGCGCTGATGTTGGAGGGGGCCACGTCGATGCCAGGTGAGGTGCACCGGCCGCTGTAGGTCCAGGCCAGGGCACGGTTCACGGAATTCACGTCGATGCAGGGGCCCACCCAGGCGCCTGTGTCGCGGCGCTGCACGTCGATGGAGTACTGCGCCCCCGTCTGCTTCTCGTTCCACGTCAGGTCCACGAACGCGGCCGTGCCTCCAGGCAGGGACAGGAAGACGTCGTCGGAGACACCGTCATAAGCCGCCTCGACGAAGGAGCCCCAGACACCGTTGTTCGAGTAGAAAATGCGCATCGCGGCGATGTCGCCCTTGTTCACCATGCGGCTGTTCGCGCTGAAGCACACCCCGTCGAAGGTGACCTTGTTCGTGCCGCCCAGCCGGTTGACGTCGAGACAAGGGCCCACCACCGAGCCGTCGCGCAGGACGAGATCGAGCGAGTAGCTGTACCCAGCCTTGTGGTTCCAGCGCACGTTGACCTGGTTGAGCGAGTACATCGTGCCGTCCGGCTTGAAGCCGACACGCTGCTTGTAGGTGCTGCGCGAGGTGAAGGTGCCCGCGGGCTGAAAGGCTCCCACGTGGAAGAAGTTGAAGTACTCCCCGCGCCGGTCGACGATCGCGTTGTGGCCGTGGCTCTGGATGAGCTGGCCGGAGGCGTTGCGCATGGCCTGGGACAGCCGCCGCACCGCGCGCGCCCGGGTGAGCTGCGGGAGCGAGTCCGCCATGATGTAGCTCATGGCGTACTGGCTGTTGTACCAGCCGTGGCTGAAGAGCAGGTAGTAGATGCCATTGCGCTTGAAGATCTCCGGGGCTTCGTTGATGCCCTCTTCTTGCGCGGGGATCGCGGAGAGCGCGGGCCCGGTGACGTTGTAGACGGTGCCCGGCGCGGCGGTGTTGAACGCGGAGATGTTGTTCCCCCGGTCAAACCAGACGTAATAGAACCAGCGGCCCGTGGGATCATTGTAGGTCGCCGAGTCGATGCGCACGGTCCGGTTGCACCCTTCCTGCACGCAGCCAGTGCTGATGAGGCTGCGCGGGTACGGGGTGCCCGGGTTGATGGGCTGGGGCACGCCAAAGCGCAGGTTCAGGTCGGGCGCCGTGGCCGAGAAGGTCGTCACCTCCTGCCCCGCCGCCGGACAGGCCGCGCCGTTGGGGACCCGTTGGCCCGAGAAGGTCAGGATGTAGACGCCATTGGACTTGTTGAGGTCCGGCGCCCAGATGAGACAGTAATCGTAGACAGGATCGGCCGCCGAGGGGTTGTAGCTCAGCTTGAGGCGGAAGGCCGTCAGGTCATTCGTCTCGTAGATGGGCAGGGACTGGGAGTCGCCCGTGCCCGTGAGGAAGAACAGGTCGTCGTTCTCCTTGTAGACCTCGGGATCGGCCAGCCCAGGCTGAACCAGCGTGCGCTCCCAGCCACTCGCCAGCGGGGACTTCACGGTCTGAGGACCCGGCTCGGCCGGTCCGGACTCCGCAACGGTGCCTTCCTCTCCCGAGCAACCGAGGAGCGCCGTGAGGGTGAGAAGGGACAGGAACTGCCACGACGGCCTTGAACGCATGTGCTGCCTCCAGCGCCGTGACCCAAAACACGGCGAGCGTCCCTTAAATCATGAATTCACTTGAATCGATGAAAAACTGGGACGCCGCAGCGCGGCAGCGAAGGGCTTTCAGCAGTCTGAATACTCACATGTCTGAATCACGCAGCCCGGGGGAATCTTCGCCCCGGCTTCCTCTTTGGCCTGGGTGCACGCCTTCGTGCAGCCCTTCAGGAAGGACGTGCTTCCGCGTCCTCGAGAGGTGTACGGACACACCCCCGAGCCCGTATTCGTCACCGAACAGACTGCCTGGCACTGCGTGTCGAAGGCGCCCCCGGACATCCCCTGCTCCTCGGGGGTCTCCTCGCCCACGGGCACCCACGCGCCATGGGCTTCGCCACACCCTGCCAAGGCCAGCAACAGGACGGCACAGGCCGACAGCAGCAGTGAGCGTCGATTCAT
Protein-coding sequences here:
- a CDS encoding aquaporin, whose translation is MKRASVKAARREPLPGQGEPVGLLRRLVAEALGCGLLVVALEGAHHAAEHLGASATEGRLFMSFAAGSVLACLTLALRPLSGAHFNPALTFAGALEEHAPWQEVPLYVLAQVLGSLGGRLLAHLMCHEPLLLTAREPAASDAQFLTEAVATFGLLVVVSGCMRTRPAATPFVIPAYVAATVWFTDSRSLANPALVLARAASERPDLIRPFDVESFVAAQLLGAALAVCLFRWLFNPRSREARPHTVLFDCPVAGPPEVAAALFNQLAHPQRARARVPSFEDRTAKSCWRVLLEPEGSPAAPGPHEERWSLPALSSSREENLRAWQTALRPRIQELLERQGWERLHLVEPHPPEGPQTAT
- a CDS encoding serine hydrolase domain-containing protein, translating into MGTTAEKRQLQSLGILSRAGRAGLRKRALGAALILAMTGCGEWDEEGADAQRCAQRAPRLQARLEALAQEMDLPGVTASLRLRNCLWHGAAGEALVEPDTEMTAENRLRVGSITKTFVATVALQLQAEGRLSLDATLAQYLPGFPNAEVITVRQLLNHTSGVANYTTHPAFRAETNSHLGRTWTFDELIALGAAESPALPPGTGWNYANTNYLLVGFIIERVTGTSLAEQLRARIIEPLGLRSTGLDGDEVLSPVTVHGYERTTQASPWSDVTGVLHPSAAGAAGALVSSADDISLFYQSLFERPLLAAEQRAEMMEWIQTREPKVPEYGLALMRRTTPEGPGHGHSGSFPGYSADAAYFPDQKAALAILVNTESSNLSTMTQQLLEVLTAP
- a CDS encoding glycoside hydrolase family 43 protein, whose translation is MRSRPSWQFLSLLTLTALLGCSGEEGTVAESGPAEPGPQTVKSPLASGWERTLVQPGLADPEVYKENDDLFFLTGTGDSQSLPIYETNDLTAFRLKLSYNPSAADPVYDYCLIWAPDLNKSNGVYILTFSGQRVPNGAACPAAGQEVTTFSATAPDLNLRFGVPQPINPGTPYPRSLISTGCVQEGCNRTVRIDSATYNDPTGRWFYYVWFDRGNNISAFNTAAPGTVYNVTGPALSAIPAQEEGINEAPEIFKRNGIYYLLFSHGWYNSQYAMSYIMADSLPQLTRARAVRRLSQAMRNASGQLIQSHGHNAIVDRRGEYFNFFHVGAFQPAGTFTSRSTYKQRVGFKPDGTMYSLNQVNVRWNHKAGYSYSLDLVLRDGSVVGPCLDVNRLGGTNKVTFDGVCFSANSRMVNKGDIAAMRIFYSNNGVWGSFVEAAYDGVSDDVFLSLPGGTAAFVDLTWNEKQTGAQYSIDVQRRDTGAWVGPCIDVNSVNRALAWTYSGRCTSPGIDVAPSNISAFRICSAVNGDWAHAACGTTAYNGQGMHVPVIIP